The Homalodisca vitripennis isolate AUS2020 chromosome 7, UT_GWSS_2.1, whole genome shotgun sequence DNA segment CTTAAtcagtttgaagtttatttttgacattggaaggattgtgaaggaaacatgattttttcggacatttgccatcattcagtgaaacaaaaaatcagtaacactacgtttcaagatctgcaatctgatctcttcttcaggtaaataactaacctaacacataattacaaactaggttaaaataaacaaatcataccaaagtgtTGTGGCAACCAACATtgaccatgttgtgtgtcaacgtcactaactctaaaacatgcacttaataaaaaactatacacaacattGTTGTGATTTCTTACTTAGGCGTGCcaaaacgctttggtatgatctgtttattttaacctagtttgtaattatgtattaggttagttatttacctgaagaagagatcagattgcagatctcgaaacgtagtgttactgattttttgtttcactgaacaatggcaaatgtccggaaaaatcatgtttccttcatttACCTTAATCAATTAAAAGATTACATTCACTTTCTACAGTCTCAACCATGTCAAGGAAAACTTAAATAGTTGTATTTCAAGAGATTCAATCCACTGTTATAACACCAGAGGTCAAGATCTGTTACATTTAAGATATGCTAGATTAAGCAAAACCCAAAAGTCTTTTAGCTTTGCTtgtataaaacttgtttatacaTTGCTCTTAAACATTAGAAACCTTCAAATTAacgcttttaaaacaaaaattaaaaattggttgattagtcaagcattttatagtgtaaatgaatttgaaaatgggaatttttcttctgtaaaattttaatccaagatgtaaaaatgtgtgttttttttggaatgtttatatttatttgtgagttaaatttatttatatgtttttacctTATTACAcgtattgttatacattttaaatgtagatattgtattaaatacaatttattcacttttgttgactataaatgtattttatatgacCCATTTAATTTGACATGTAACCTTTAATACCTACAATTAAGGCTACACTAAGGCCAAGTGTAAGTTTGACTATGTCTATTGCAACCACTGTTGATtaatgacaataaacatatttcatttatacTGCTAAAGTTATTTCAAGGagtatttgtcatttatttttatcaaaatgaatTTGCAGTAATCAGAAGAAGGTATATTGTATtgtcattttgaaatataaagtttaatgtatgttaatttttctatcactcagaaaaatttaatttctgtctttgTGTCCGCTCAATATCTCTTGAGAGCAACTGCTttagagactttaaattttctatCAAGCTGCTTAATTTCTATGTAGgtaacactgagtttgatgaggGTACAtttcacttcatgggatttaCTGGGTGTCCgcgaacacttttacattggtcttatgggtagaCAATGTGAAATGTTACATGGTAGAGTTACAATGTTGGCAATGTGATAATcgcagaattaataaatttagattataacaaactgagtacaatcatatgacatgttaacatgtgatatagtaacacatgtaacctaataAAATTAGCAACAGACTTGAAAGTTTGAATGTAACCTCagccaaggacgtagccagcaaggggttCAAGGGTCTGTATCCCCCCAacttttcaattttgtaattacttttttagtaaacgattattattattgaaataatttagtattactgataaaataataCTGATGTACTGCTAAaaaatcgttctcaacaaagagacagatcaaaaacttttttaggaacaaaatggggccttactttctgtccactacaggaaaatatctgTTGTCTTGACCCCCAAAGTTTTTTTCTGGCTGTGTTCTTGACCTCAGCAAAGCCTGAAACATGTTCATGGTGTGGCTTACTCCCACCTTGTAGTTTTGGAGATAACTTTATAATATGATGACTCTTTGATGGTTGGAAtgttaacatattattttcagAACCTGAGAAATTCCACCCTCTAGAATCCTTACAAGATTTGTTATAAACATacgaatattttctaaaatgtacgGTTTTTACTCTATATGAGATGAAAATCTAGATTACATTATGTGGATTTTAACATGCTCAATTTCAGATCTTTTAAATTAAAGGTATACAATGTGAAACAACTGATAAGAATTAGGCTATCATAAATAGTATATACGACCGAGATATTGAAACTTTTATTCCATAGTCTCCAAGGTATGTGAAAATATAATCATGCCAAGTTtggttacaataaaaattagaagttatagtttataaatgcattcacTCATTGCTACAGTGTCATTGTATACTACTCATAACTTTTTATTACCACTATCTGAAATTCatattagatatataaaaactttgtaaattcAAAGGTTGTAAAGAACCTGAGAGTTCTTAAACCCTTTcctgttttattatacaattgtCTAATAGCTGAACTATAACCATTCTCTgttcatattttgaataatttcatagctaccttaaaaaaattggaaatattaacttaataataagaaattaatattaatgagaaactaaaataattataaaattttaacctaCATTGGGTGTTTTAGTGTAACAAAGTTCATGTATTTCTTAGGTGAGAACATGTAGGGCATAGAGTACAActcaattttactttaataattatggaAAAATATCCTTAACCACACAATATTTTCTACTTCTTACATGATAAAAGCTAAAACATCTCAGGtgataaataatttgttgaaatataccatttactaataatataagtGTTACCCGTATAATAGCCTTTATTTgtagtttcaattaaaaaaaaatgattatcaATGTGCCTGTAATTTCTACAGCACACACACAGACCACACAATATCTTAAGTGCTACTTTCAACTAAGAGCAACAACTTAAAGGATTAAGAAAGTATATGCAATTGCTGTTGTATGATCTAACTGAAATTTAAggcaacaaataaatattgagtaGAAATGTATGttccaaaatttatgttatttatagtaaaaaatgaaTCTATGCTACAAAACAGGGGTTTTAACACCTTCAtagcggctctatactgagtgagagcAATTACGTTCTTTTGTATTCTGCGCCTTAAGGCATCTGCCACAGTCAGCTTATTTCAGGCTACAAAGCAATCACAGGTTTCAAAACGTTAAATATTTTCAGAGACAAAATGATGAGGCTATTTAAGGTCTTACTTGGATAACCTACAACAGCATCACTTTCTTCTTGTTATTATGTTTATGACAATTTTATTGTGATTAAACTTAAAACCATCAAGGTGTTTAAAGACGTACACTAGATGCATGTAGGTTCTCTATGTACACTATGTATTGActgagaaataaaaatctattgtctATTGTACATATTGATatcaaataagtataaattaattacagtttgaaTTTGTAACTGTTCAACAAACGGTATGCAATGATCTCTTGGCTGTCCTTCATGACTCTAATAACTTTCTTTTGTAGAATGAAGATGTTCTGAGTTCTATTAGAGCTTTCTCACAGAATCACACCATATCTAAAAACAGATTGGAAGTGAGCAAAGTAAGCTGTCCCGACATAGCTTTGAGTAACTACATTATTCTAACATCtaattaaatatgtaactaaGAAAACTCTAAAACTATGTATGTATGGGTAATCtaattatgtatgtttatgtCCACTGCGATGTAAAATTCTAATGATACGATGACTGTTGACAGTGTAAAGGAGATCCACCCTGTTGCCATGGATACCATTGCACACACAGGGACACAGGCTGGAAGTGTGGTTATGCAACTGCTTCAGACAGGAAGTAACGGATTCGCCACATCTGGTTTATATTCAAACTCAATTATCTGTTTTTATggcttttgttatttttattttataattaatcaatacaTAATAAAGACTTTTTATTAATACCATACTGTACTGCTGTCTTTTTTTTCATACttctacttttaaatgttttaattattgttagtcAATGTATCAAGAATGTAACCAGAAAAAACTTTTGGGAGGTCaacacaactgatattttcccgtaatgGACAGAAAGTAAGACCCCATTTAGTTCTTGATCCGTTTCGATGTTGaaaatgatctttcagcagtacatgtcagtaatactaaattacttcaataataataatcgtttattaaaaaagtaattgaaacaattgaaaatttgagGGAGGTCCGGACCTTTTggacccccttgctggctacgtccttacAATGTATGAAACTTGGGTACTGAGGGATTATCCAGAAGCCAGTGTGTCTCTATCCACTACTTGTTATTAtgtgatataagtaggtttagattatgttatcataaatatgttactaggcactgaagcctgcactgatggccaggggcttTTCTAATTGGTACTTTCCCAACCTTAGATTACATGCCAGATTATCCAACGTGACCTGTTTCAAGAAGCGCCTTGAAGTTATCCCGCACTTATGGTGAAAAAGAAAAAGATCacttgagatagtacctaaattgaaactcagatcacatgagcactcgtaaatattaacactttatatttatactacgTACTtgtgtatttacctacttatatagcctatAACAAATAGTAGAGAGAGTATCGaaacttgtttaaatatttttctccaaaacaTTGAATATAGcattaagaacaaaaaatatgttctaaaaatGGTGTATctttttggttttcttttatctgaaatattgcatgtttaaattataaacatttgaactgttttaaattgttttgtgcCAGATTCAACTAAGTGATTGAATCTATTAATTGAATTCTCTGCAGTACTTCAGGTGTGTTTGTAGAAGACgatttataatatagaaaaaaacatggTACATTAGAACACTCTGCACTGGTTGGGATAGTACTCGAAGGAAGAACAAGTTCTCAATGTTCCTCTGAGTACGCTGTGCTACATTACTGTTTACTTGCTCATCAAGTTGCATTCCAGCCAGGAAACTTAACTTTAATACTGAAGTTTACGTTACATGcaccagtggcgtagcgaagggggtccagggggtccggaccccccccccgaaattttaagacatattaaaaaataaagcaatggAGCAGGAGAcaaaaaggacagttatcattactcttgtctacaaatattaaattgattgatttcactgaagtgaccgttgttaaaaatataattgtcctttcgtttaaatcataaaatatcaaacgatacttttggctCGGACTTttggatagtgtagtgtaatcacggtatttttctatagggcgcggtcacgtgacgtcgcaaagtaacctgaaccgtaaacacggcgaacagtttaaattagcgaccacttcgttcaaattcgtcgtgggggacgtaaagtgactacatagaattaagttaagacgttgattttaggtgtcattaaaactgtaaacgtgtatataattatcgaaaaaatcactttcggtcggaaaatacacttgaaaaactctactgattagaacttcaactactttgGACTTaaatgattgaggtaaacgtggggttttcAATTGAGTTAGGCgaacgatttttgttatcattaaactgtacaccatacctatataattatcgagaaaaaaatcacttccggtcggtaaataccgaagaaaagctctctacagattcaagttttgccgattttggatttcattggttgagtggttgaggtaaaagtggtacttaggattatgttaggacggtgattttaggtatgaattcaacgccgactaatacatatataattatcgagaaaaaaaaacaattaaatcattttaaattagcgactttcttcctatggagtcccacagggatctatactacttggaccagtcttgttccttgtgtacatcagcaggcggaactcgtcgctcctgagagggaaaaatGGTTCAGTATGTACAAgacgatacaacgctctgcattaaagctccaacaaaacatgaattagaaatcatttctttttttagaactgaattcatgtatacaattttttttctaaattaaatctgaggaccaacaactctccaaatcaaatgcactaaatttctgtttgcggcaaagagagattgaggatcgcgctgctgtgatggcggacgatgtcctcatagaggaaaacagattccaccaagttcctcggaatttaccttaatcgaagtctgacttgagacaatcacatgaaagtacctgctcaacggtttcttcaggcatttatgctctacggaacctttcaaaattttgctcccgggatgtactaaaattGGCCTACTTCGGTCcctgtacacccccatctaatgtacgagttgaggctatggggcagctgttctaaatacaaatttgagggagtatttagaagtcaaaagaaagctgtccgcatcatttcaaaattgaaatcccgaaattcatgcagagatgcctttagggagcttggattgctaactttgccctgtctctacatcctcgatgtcgccctgttcTGCCCCGATTTAAAtgcgagttcgtccggggcagggaGACGtatatcaatacgggacaagaggcagggacaaccttcggttacatccgcacagaacagccgcatttaaacgtttgccatccgaggttggtgttaagctgatcaacaagcaccctgatgaaatcaaaaatttgaatgaaccaacaaaatttaaagctcgattgagacacttttttggtgtcgagggtgttttattcagtggaagattttaagatgagccgctgggatgaaatttaaagtaattcgatcatcctctatttctggtggtaaaatttagaagattttaaaacgtatggctgtaagtatgttaTCAGTCTTAGGAAtaagtgtggactgtgtatgaacgggtatgaatgggggcaacttaaaataaatatacatatttctaaataatttaatttgacgattgtatgcaattttttattattgttgacacaattaaaaagtattattattacctccggtcggaatataccgaggaaaagctctactgattcagattttgacgattttgggtttcactggttgagtcgttgagataaaagtggtacttagaattatgttagaacattgagtTTAGGGTATCAATTGAATGCcgactaatatttatataattatcaaataaaaattgaaaaatcgctTTCtgtcagataatacaccggaaaaactctactgataaaagttcccgactactttggatttcactgactgaggtattatttcattttccgatcggaagtgattatttttgtttttttttctcgataattatatatttattagtcggcgttgaattaatctctaaattcaatgtcctaacataa contains these protein-coding regions:
- the LOC124366574 gene encoding U12-theraphotoxin-Cg1a-like isoform X2, with product MKLTALFLLILVFVAGLVGAQRSCLGHNKPCKGDPPCCHGYHCTHRDTGWKCGYATASDRK
- the LOC124366574 gene encoding uncharacterized protein LOC124366574 isoform X1, with the protein product MKLTALFLLILVFVAGLVGAQRSCLGHNKPNEDVLSSIRAFSQNHTISKNRLEVSKVSCPDIALSNYIILTSN